The following coding sequences are from one Candidatus Zixiibacteriota bacterium window:
- a CDS encoding serine/threonine protein kinase has translation MTQAVDNPAPPKAVRIGPYLLTAKIGQGGIAVIYKGRQESLDRDVAIKILSPNLSTDPDIVRRFERESMVIARLNHPNIVHIIDKGEAGGRYYFVMDYIDGTSLREVIDSAKIPLRTKLEMIVQVCKALDYAHKNGVIHRDIKPANILIDRQGNALVADFGIAQIVGTPEAEMTASDVVMGTLSYMSPEQKVSSAGVDHTTDIYAVGVILYEILCGKKPLGKFKLPSEITADLGEAYDGIISKCLAQDRGERYQAAVELKDALLEAMGGGSLRGDTSDLTVSGTESFLGKCRYLDTIRETQFGSTILVENRVNKRLYVIKKHHKGEAGRKEAKLLATLKHEHIVDIYGAGGDRKSTVIIAEYMQGGSLADRMVRKYDWEKALAIIRQVAAAVDFAHKNNILHGNLRPSNILFDKDDVVKLSDFALPIHYDGPKQKNWYSPPERKSSRQGDVYGIGVILHQMLTGRNPRYDENDNLDLDDIRMFLPEEIAAMLDRLLAIRIARRYRSCAEFLLDWEDFDRRRQEERRQQESRAAAAPAAVPGKPVWLYLAIGAGIAFALFTVLYLAGVFSL, from the coding sequence CCGAATCTTTCCACCGACCCGGACATTGTCCGCCGCTTCGAGCGCGAGTCGATGGTCATCGCCCGGCTCAACCACCCCAACATCGTCCACATCATCGACAAGGGGGAGGCGGGCGGCCGCTACTACTTCGTCATGGACTACATCGACGGGACCTCGCTGCGGGAGGTGATCGACTCGGCCAAGATCCCGCTGCGGACGAAACTCGAGATGATCGTGCAGGTGTGCAAGGCGCTCGACTACGCCCACAAGAACGGCGTGATCCACCGCGACATCAAGCCGGCCAACATCCTCATCGACCGCCAGGGCAATGCCCTGGTGGCGGATTTCGGAATCGCCCAGATTGTCGGGACGCCGGAGGCCGAGATGACGGCTTCTGACGTTGTGATGGGGACGCTGTCGTACATGTCGCCCGAACAAAAAGTCAGCTCAGCCGGGGTGGACCACACCACCGACATCTACGCCGTGGGCGTGATCCTGTACGAGATCCTGTGCGGGAAAAAGCCGCTCGGGAAGTTCAAACTCCCTTCGGAGATCACGGCCGACCTGGGAGAGGCCTACGACGGGATCATTTCGAAGTGCCTCGCCCAGGACCGGGGCGAGCGGTACCAAGCGGCGGTCGAGCTCAAGGACGCGCTGCTTGAGGCAATGGGGGGCGGGAGCCTGCGCGGCGACACCTCCGACCTGACCGTCTCCGGGACCGAATCGTTTCTGGGGAAATGCCGGTACCTCGACACCATCCGCGAGACCCAGTTCGGCTCGACCATCCTGGTGGAAAACCGGGTCAACAAGCGGCTCTACGTGATCAAGAAACATCACAAGGGAGAGGCGGGGCGCAAGGAGGCCAAGCTCCTGGCGACGCTCAAGCACGAGCACATTGTCGATATCTACGGAGCGGGCGGGGACCGGAAGTCGACGGTGATTATCGCGGAGTACATGCAGGGCGGCTCGCTGGCCGACCGGATGGTGCGGAAGTACGACTGGGAGAAAGCGCTCGCGATCATCCGTCAGGTCGCCGCCGCCGTCGACTTCGCCCACAAGAACAACATCCTCCACGGCAATCTCCGCCCCTCCAACATCCTGTTTGACAAAGACGACGTCGTGAAGCTCTCCGATTTCGCCCTGCCGATTCACTACGACGGTCCCAAGCAGAAGAACTGGTACAGCCCGCCGGAGCGGAAGAGCTCGCGCCAGGGGGATGTGTACGGGATCGGCGTGATCCTGCACCAGATGCTCACCGGGCGCAACCCGCGGTACGACGAGAACGACAACCTGGATCTCGACGACATCCGCATGTTCCTGCCCGAAGAGATCGCGGCCATGCTTGACCGGCTGCTGGCGATCCGGATCGCGCGGCGGTACAGGTCGTGCGCAGAGTTCCTCCTGGACTGGGAGGATTTCGACCGCCGGCGGCAGGAGGAGCGCCGGCAGCAGGAGAGCCGCGCGGCGGCGGCGCCGGCCGCGGTCCCCGGAAAACCGGTCTGGCTCTACCTGGCGATCGGAGCCGGGATTGCCTTCGCCCTGTTCACCGTGCTCTACCTCGCCGGCGTCTTCAGCCTCTGA